One Curtobacterium sp. BH-2-1-1 genomic region harbors:
- a CDS encoding cystathionine gamma-synthase: protein MTEFSTRAVHAGQEPDGPTGAVIPPIHLTSTYVQDGVGGMRNGYEYSRAGNPTRDSLQTLLADLDGGVAAYSFASGLAAEDALLRATLVPGARVVMGNDVYGGTHRLVSRLHVPWGVELVVVDMSDTDRVRAALEDAPAQTVLWVETPTNPLMKIADIAALAEIGHAAGAVVVVDNTFASPYLQQPLSLGADVVVYSTTKYLGGHSDVVGGAVVLADEELAAKVQFLQFGAGAISSPFDAFLTTRGIKTLAVRMERHSRNAQAVAEALVGAPGVERVYYPGLAEHPGHDVAARQMRGFGGMLSAALSGGPEAARRFAESTEVFALAESLGGVESLIGYPSEMTHASVKGTELAVPENVVRLSVGIEDAGDLVADLQQALAR from the coding sequence ATGACCGAGTTCAGCACCCGCGCCGTCCACGCCGGACAGGAGCCCGACGGCCCCACCGGCGCCGTCATCCCCCCGATCCACCTCACGTCGACGTACGTGCAGGACGGTGTCGGCGGCATGCGGAACGGCTACGAGTACTCCCGCGCCGGCAACCCGACGCGCGACTCGCTGCAGACCCTCCTGGCGGACCTCGACGGCGGCGTCGCGGCGTACTCGTTCGCGTCCGGGCTCGCCGCCGAGGACGCCCTGCTGCGCGCCACGCTCGTCCCCGGTGCCCGCGTGGTGATGGGCAACGACGTGTACGGCGGGACCCACCGCCTGGTCAGCCGGTTGCACGTGCCGTGGGGCGTCGAGCTGGTGGTCGTCGACATGAGCGACACCGACCGCGTCCGTGCCGCGCTCGAGGATGCTCCGGCGCAGACCGTCCTCTGGGTCGAGACGCCGACGAACCCGCTCATGAAGATCGCCGACATCGCCGCGCTCGCCGAGATCGGCCACGCGGCCGGTGCCGTGGTCGTCGTCGACAACACCTTCGCGTCGCCGTACCTGCAGCAGCCGCTGTCGCTCGGCGCCGACGTCGTCGTGTACTCGACGACGAAGTACCTCGGCGGCCACTCCGACGTCGTCGGCGGCGCCGTGGTGCTCGCCGACGAGGAGCTCGCCGCGAAGGTGCAGTTCCTGCAGTTCGGCGCCGGGGCGATCTCGTCGCCGTTCGACGCGTTCCTCACCACGCGCGGCATCAAGACCCTCGCGGTCCGGATGGAGCGGCACTCGCGGAACGCCCAGGCGGTGGCCGAGGCACTCGTCGGGGCTCCGGGTGTCGAGCGCGTGTACTACCCGGGGCTCGCCGAGCACCCCGGCCACGACGTCGCGGCACGCCAGATGCGCGGCTTCGGGGGCATGCTCTCGGCCGCGCTGAGCGGTGGACCCGAGGCAGCGCGCCGTTTCGCGGAGTCGACCGAGGTGTTCGCGCTCGCCGAGTCGCTCGGCGGGGTCGAGTCGCTCATCGGGTACCCGTCCGAGATGACGCATGCGTCGGTGAAGGGCACGGAGCTGGCGGTGCCGGAGAACGTCGTGCGCCTGTCCGTCGGCATCGAGGACGCCGGCGACCTCGTGGCGGACCTCCAGCAGGCGCTCGCGCGCTGA
- a CDS encoding MFS transporter gives MSTAATRTSLFSGPYALATVGMVAIVAVAAFQNLAMTTVMPEISRDLDGETLYALAFAAPLAAGVPGMVLAGNWTDRAGGRIVAWVSAGLFAVGTAVVMLAPTMEVFLVGRLVEGFGAGAIDVVLYVLVARIFPADLHGPVFAGFAAAWVVPALVGPALAGIVTDVWNWHWVFAGALVIAVGAFSLLVPTLGRLHPPAPELRPAWQRSRIGWSVAAAVAILLLNVAPDLSAWARLAAVLIGLVGTWSALRPLLPAGTFRAAPGLPSVILLRGLVAASFFGSEAYVPFLLQAKDGLSASAAGLALTVAALSWAGSSWLHGRLGEERLTATRTFAIGLALVLVSLLTALTVATFGLPWWLLVVGWFVGGAGMGAIYPRTSMLTLRFSGEGDDGFASSALTIADASGSVIGLAVTGLLFIGTGGADAAVSFPLVFGGMTLIAVLAVAAVRRLGPVPAPSVVAVGG, from the coding sequence GTGAGCACCGCGGCGACGAGGACCAGTCTGTTCAGCGGACCGTACGCCCTCGCCACCGTCGGCATGGTCGCGATCGTCGCAGTCGCGGCGTTCCAGAACCTGGCGATGACGACCGTCATGCCGGAGATCAGCCGCGACCTCGACGGCGAGACCCTCTACGCGCTGGCCTTCGCCGCACCCCTGGCTGCCGGCGTGCCGGGCATGGTCCTCGCGGGCAACTGGACCGACCGCGCGGGTGGGCGCATCGTGGCGTGGGTGTCGGCCGGGCTCTTCGCCGTCGGCACCGCCGTCGTCATGCTGGCCCCGACGATGGAGGTCTTCCTCGTCGGCCGGCTCGTCGAGGGCTTCGGTGCCGGCGCGATCGACGTCGTGCTCTACGTCCTCGTCGCGCGGATCTTCCCCGCCGACCTGCACGGCCCGGTGTTCGCCGGGTTCGCCGCCGCGTGGGTGGTGCCGGCGCTCGTCGGTCCGGCGCTCGCGGGCATCGTCACCGACGTCTGGAACTGGCACTGGGTGTTCGCCGGTGCACTCGTCATCGCGGTCGGCGCGTTCTCGCTGCTCGTCCCGACCCTCGGCCGGCTGCACCCACCCGCACCCGAGCTCCGTCCGGCGTGGCAGCGGTCCCGGATCGGCTGGTCGGTCGCCGCCGCGGTGGCGATCCTGCTGCTCAACGTCGCCCCGGACCTCAGCGCGTGGGCGCGGCTCGCCGCCGTGCTCATCGGCCTCGTCGGGACGTGGTCCGCACTCCGCCCGCTGCTGCCCGCCGGCACCTTCCGCGCCGCCCCCGGGCTGCCGTCGGTGATCCTGTTGCGGGGGCTCGTCGCAGCCTCGTTCTTCGGCAGCGAGGCGTACGTGCCGTTCCTGCTGCAGGCGAAGGACGGCCTGTCCGCCTCGGCGGCGGGGCTCGCGCTGACGGTCGCGGCACTCAGCTGGGCCGGGTCGAGCTGGCTGCACGGACGGCTGGGCGAGGAACGGCTCACCGCGACCCGGACCTTCGCGATCGGGCTCGCGCTCGTGCTCGTCAGCCTGCTCACGGCGCTGACGGTCGCCACGTTCGGTCTGCCGTGGTGGCTGCTCGTGGTCGGGTGGTTCGTCGGCGGCGCGGGCATGGGGGCGATCTACCCGCGGACCTCGATGCTGACGCTGCGCTTCTCCGGCGAGGGCGACGACGGGTTCGCGAGCTCGGCCCTGACCATCGCCGACGCCTCGGGCAGCGTGATCGGGCTCGCCGTCACCGGGCTGCTGTTCATCGGGACGGGCGGTGCCGACGCCGCGGTGTCGTTCCCGCTCGTGTTCGGCGGCATGACCCTGATCGCGGTGCTCGCCGTCGCCGCGGTCCGTCGCCTCGGCCCCGTCCCGGCACCGTCCGTCGTCGCGGTGGGCGGGTAG
- a CDS encoding substrate-binding domain-containing protein: MLLRVVTATVVIGAALALAGCQGTTSAAPTPVQSTDLTSSDGGFDRHAVIGVVLEPGQDTLGADLRSGLADAGFDPDVRVAPADGSAAAQRTAVDQLVRTGAKALLVRAVDASALTGVIQTAHDAGVVVVSLGDPLPTSGTGGDGVSADYRVPAGDDQADLVSGAVDVVESLQRGEKPTTD; encoded by the coding sequence GTGCTCCTCCGCGTCGTCACCGCCACCGTCGTCATCGGTGCGGCCCTCGCCCTGGCCGGCTGTCAGGGCACGACGTCGGCCGCGCCCACGCCGGTGCAGAGCACGGACCTGACCAGCTCCGACGGCGGGTTCGACCGGCACGCGGTCATCGGCGTGGTCCTCGAACCCGGGCAGGACACGCTCGGCGCAGACCTGCGGTCCGGACTGGCCGACGCCGGCTTCGACCCGGACGTGCGCGTCGCACCGGCCGACGGCTCCGCCGCCGCGCAGCGCACCGCGGTGGACCAGCTCGTCCGTACGGGCGCGAAGGCGTTGCTCGTGCGGGCGGTCGACGCCTCGGCGCTGACCGGGGTCATCCAGACGGCGCACGACGCCGGTGTCGTCGTGGTGTCGCTGGGGGACCCGCTGCCGACGAGTGGCACGGGCGGCGACGGCGTCTCCGCGGACTACCGGGTGCCGGCCGGCGACGACCAGGCCGACCTCGTCAGCGGGGCCGTCGACGTGGTCGAGTCGCTCCAGCGCGGCGAGAAGCCCACGACCGACTGA
- a CDS encoding TetR/AcrR family transcriptional regulator has protein sequence MVDARILHTTAALREAILRLAADRPVSEITVADVTRAAGINRATFYSHAVSPGSLLADVLTPELDRIREDDAEVRRAAFARGAGVDEFATITRRGINAVVEHVVAHREIYGKALPDPNDASLHRLLVEHFTVSSEQHIRTLEREHRPELLDDVAAGFVAQGFVGAIEAWLAGPRRSRKALVDTIVLSFPSWWR, from the coding sequence ATGGTGGATGCCCGCATCCTGCACACGACCGCTGCCCTGCGCGAGGCAATCCTGCGACTGGCCGCCGACCGGCCGGTGTCCGAGATCACGGTCGCCGACGTCACCCGGGCGGCCGGCATCAACCGCGCCACGTTCTACTCGCACGCGGTCTCCCCCGGGTCGTTGCTCGCCGACGTCCTCACGCCGGAGCTCGACCGCATCCGCGAGGACGACGCCGAGGTCCGACGCGCGGCGTTCGCCCGGGGTGCCGGCGTCGACGAGTTCGCGACGATCACCCGACGCGGCATCAACGCCGTCGTCGAGCACGTCGTCGCGCACCGCGAGATCTACGGCAAGGCGCTGCCGGACCCGAACGACGCGTCGCTGCACCGACTCCTCGTGGAGCACTTCACGGTGTCGAGCGAGCAGCACATCCGGACGCTCGAGCGCGAGCACCGGCCGGAACTCCTCGACGACGTCGCCGCGGGCTTCGTGGCGCAGGGCTTCGTCGGCGCGATCGAGGCCTGGCTCGCCGGACCGCGACGGTCGCGGAAGGCACTGGTCGACACGATCGTGCTGTCGTTCCCGTCGTGGTGGCGCTGA
- a CDS encoding multidrug effflux MFS transporter has translation MTAPATTGSLRVVLHPGDALSRRQRLVYVFVLGALTALGPFTIDLYLPAFPSLKDEFGITDGAVQLTLTATTLGFAAGQLLVGPWSDKVGRRLPLIIATSLHVAASLGAALAPNVEVLALFRVLQGMGAAAGGVVAMATVRDLFGGKPLVRMLSRLAMVNGLAPILAPLIGSQMLRFVSWHGIFVFLACYGAAVVLAAVLLIVETLPPARRHEAGHSTIGQRYRALFSDRVFVGVALIGAMVFSGLFSYLSASPFLFQGLYGLDAQQYGLLFAVNSVGVVVGVQVSARLAQRVGPQWILACSTATLFLAAVAIMVLDQLGAGLVGVLVPLWFFIAACGFSFPLVQVIGLAAHGKEAGTAASLLGALNFGVAGIISPVVGWIGITTATPMAVVMACTSAVAIVLLWAVVRPRTVPALTH, from the coding sequence GTGACCGCGCCCGCCACCACCGGTTCGCTCCGTGTCGTCCTGCACCCGGGAGACGCGCTCTCCCGCCGGCAGCGACTCGTCTACGTCTTCGTCCTGGGCGCCCTCACCGCGCTCGGACCGTTCACGATCGACCTCTACCTGCCGGCGTTCCCGTCGCTCAAGGACGAGTTCGGCATCACCGACGGGGCGGTGCAGCTCACCCTCACCGCGACGACGCTCGGCTTCGCGGCCGGACAGCTGCTGGTCGGCCCGTGGAGCGACAAGGTCGGTCGCCGGCTCCCGCTCATCATCGCGACGAGTCTGCACGTCGCAGCATCGCTCGGAGCCGCACTGGCGCCGAATGTCGAGGTGCTGGCGCTCTTCCGCGTCCTGCAGGGCATGGGTGCAGCGGCCGGTGGCGTCGTGGCGATGGCGACCGTGCGCGACCTGTTCGGCGGCAAGCCGCTCGTGCGGATGCTGTCCCGCCTCGCGATGGTGAACGGCCTGGCGCCCATCCTCGCCCCGCTCATCGGCTCGCAGATGCTCCGGTTCGTGAGCTGGCACGGGATCTTCGTCTTCCTCGCCTGCTACGGCGCCGCTGTCGTGCTCGCCGCGGTCCTGCTCATCGTCGAGACGCTCCCGCCGGCACGTCGGCACGAGGCCGGGCACTCCACCATCGGGCAGCGGTACCGGGCGCTCTTCTCGGACCGCGTCTTCGTGGGGGTCGCGCTCATCGGGGCGATGGTCTTCAGCGGGCTCTTCTCGTACCTCAGCGCGTCACCGTTCCTGTTCCAGGGCCTGTACGGGCTCGACGCGCAGCAGTACGGTCTGCTGTTCGCGGTGAACTCGGTCGGCGTCGTCGTCGGCGTGCAGGTCTCCGCGCGGTTGGCGCAGCGCGTCGGACCGCAGTGGATCCTCGCGTGCTCGACCGCGACCCTGTTCCTCGCCGCCGTCGCGATCATGGTGCTCGACCAGCTCGGCGCCGGACTCGTCGGGGTGCTCGTGCCGCTCTGGTTCTTCATCGCCGCGTGCGGCTTCTCGTTCCCGCTCGTCCAGGTGATCGGGCTCGCCGCCCACGGCAAGGAGGCCGGCACCGCCGCCTCGCTCCTCGGCGCGCTGAACTTCGGCGTGGCGGGGATCATCTCGCCCGTGGTCGGGTGGATCGGCATCACCACGGCGACCCCGATGGCAGTGGTGATGGCGTGCACGTCGGCCGTCGCGATCGTGCTGCTCTGGGCGGTCGTCCGACCGAGGACGGTCCCGGCGCTCACGCACTGA
- a CDS encoding helicase HerA-like domain-containing protein: protein MSDVVAQARAAAEAAKQAADEARRLADEAVQRAEELAAAVAQGQEARLEPDAEPAVVDSPAPAVDATAPAGEPTSTAGTVPPEPTTTEGPLGADAVAAIRAGYEVEGSALQLGALVNGAAVPDVQVRIPLGMLNRHGLVAGATGTGKTRTLQVLAEQIAANGVPVFAADIKGDLSGLAVAGTPNDKLLARTAGIGQEWRAVASEAELYSLGGQGTGVPIRATVSGFGPLLLSKVLGLNDTQESSLGLVFHYAERAGLPLVDLSDLRSVLTFLVSDQGKAELAELGGLSKQTAGVILRELITFADKGADQFFGETEIDTTVFLRTAADGRGIVSLLEVPGVQDQPEVFSTFLMWLLADLFNELPEVGDQDKPKLVFFFDEAHLLFSGASADFLEQIVRTVRLIRSKGVGIFFVTQTPKDVPNDVLAQLGSRIQHQLRAHTPDDAKALRATVSTYPTSDYDLGEVLTSLATGEAIVTVMNEKGAPTPVAWTRLRAPEGSMDPMPAAEMTARVQASPLLSTYGTRLDPDSAYEMLARRMEAAAADAAAADAEKAAATAAAEAEKEAARAAAAAAKEAAAKEKTEARERAAAQKEYERAQREFERAERAADARRSGRTSSRTTTSRKADDPLSDLLGSGLGRTIAKEVVQGIFSTLRRRR, encoded by the coding sequence ATGAGCGACGTGGTGGCGCAGGCACGGGCAGCGGCCGAGGCCGCGAAGCAGGCGGCCGACGAGGCCCGGCGCCTCGCGGACGAGGCGGTGCAGCGGGCGGAGGAACTCGCCGCCGCGGTGGCGCAGGGCCAGGAGGCGCGGCTCGAGCCCGACGCGGAACCGGCGGTCGTCGACTCGCCGGCCCCGGCGGTGGACGCGACCGCCCCGGCGGGCGAGCCGACGTCGACGGCCGGCACCGTGCCTCCCGAGCCGACCACCACCGAGGGGCCGCTCGGCGCGGACGCCGTCGCGGCGATCCGCGCCGGCTACGAGGTCGAGGGCAGCGCGCTGCAGCTCGGTGCCCTCGTGAACGGCGCCGCGGTGCCCGACGTGCAGGTCCGGATCCCGCTCGGCATGCTCAACCGACACGGTCTCGTCGCGGGCGCGACCGGCACGGGCAAGACGCGCACGCTGCAGGTCCTCGCCGAGCAGATCGCCGCGAACGGGGTGCCCGTCTTCGCCGCCGACATCAAGGGCGACCTGTCCGGGCTGGCGGTCGCGGGCACGCCGAACGACAAGCTCCTCGCGCGCACCGCCGGGATCGGCCAGGAGTGGCGCGCGGTGGCGAGCGAGGCGGAGCTCTACTCGCTCGGCGGGCAGGGGACCGGCGTGCCGATCCGTGCGACCGTGTCCGGGTTCGGACCGCTCCTGCTGTCGAAGGTGCTCGGGCTGAACGACACGCAGGAGTCCTCCCTCGGGCTCGTGTTCCACTACGCGGAGCGGGCCGGGCTGCCGCTCGTCGACCTGTCCGACCTGCGGAGCGTGCTGACCTTCCTCGTGAGCGACCAGGGCAAGGCGGAGCTCGCCGAGCTCGGCGGGCTGTCGAAGCAGACCGCCGGGGTGATCCTCCGCGAGCTGATCACCTTCGCCGACAAGGGCGCCGACCAGTTCTTCGGCGAGACGGAGATCGACACGACCGTGTTCCTCCGCACCGCCGCCGACGGCCGGGGGATCGTCAGCCTGCTCGAGGTGCCCGGCGTGCAGGACCAGCCCGAGGTCTTCTCGACGTTCCTGATGTGGCTCCTCGCCGACCTCTTCAACGAGCTCCCCGAGGTGGGCGACCAGGACAAGCCGAAGCTCGTGTTCTTCTTCGACGAGGCGCACCTGCTCTTCAGCGGGGCGTCGGCGGACTTCCTCGAGCAGATCGTCCGCACGGTCCGGCTCATCCGTTCGAAGGGCGTCGGGATCTTCTTCGTCACGCAGACCCCGAAGGACGTCCCGAACGACGTGCTCGCCCAGCTCGGCTCGCGGATCCAGCACCAGCTGCGGGCGCACACCCCCGATGACGCGAAGGCGCTGCGCGCGACGGTGTCGACCTACCCGACGAGCGACTACGACCTCGGGGAGGTGCTGACCTCGCTCGCCACCGGTGAGGCGATCGTCACCGTGATGAACGAGAAGGGCGCGCCGACGCCGGTGGCCTGGACGCGCCTCCGCGCCCCCGAGGGCTCGATGGACCCGATGCCCGCGGCCGAGATGACGGCGCGGGTGCAGGCATCGCCGCTCCTGTCCACCTACGGCACGCGGCTCGATCCCGACTCGGCGTACGAGATGCTCGCCCGCCGGATGGAGGCCGCCGCTGCGGACGCGGCTGCCGCGGACGCCGAGAAGGCCGCGGCGACCGCTGCCGCCGAGGCGGAGAAGGAGGCGGCCCGCGCCGCTGCCGCCGCAGCGAAGGAGGCCGCGGCGAAGGAGAAGACCGAGGCGCGCGAACGGGCCGCGGCGCAGAAGGAGTACGAGCGGGCGCAGCGGGAGTTCGAGCGAGCCGAACGGGCGGCCGATGCGCGGCGGTCGGGGCGCACGTCGTCCCGGACGACGACGTCACGGAAGGCGGACGACCCGCTGTCGGACCTGCTCGGGTCCGGGCTGGGCAGGACGATCGCCAAGGAGGTCGTGCAGGGGATCTTCTCGACCCTGCGCCGCCGTCGCTGA